One Phaseolus vulgaris cultivar G19833 chromosome 2, P. vulgaris v2.0, whole genome shotgun sequence DNA window includes the following coding sequences:
- the LOC137809665 gene encoding nodulation receptor kinase-like: MCAKVADFGFSKYAQEGDSNVSLEVRGTAGYLDPEFYKTLQLSEKSDVFSYGVVLLEIVTGREPLDIKRPRNEWSLVEWAKPYIRASKMEEIMDPGIREDTMQRQCGEWWKKYCSVLNHSQHIDQTWWTLSVS, encoded by the exons ATGTGCGCTAAGGTTGCAGATTTTGGTTTCTCAAAATATGCTCAAGAAGGAGACAGTAACGTTTCTCTTGAAGTCAGAGGAACTGCAGGGTACCTGGATCCTGA ATTCTACAAAACCCTACAATTATCTGAGAAGAGTGATGTCTTCAGCTATGGCGTGGTTTTACTTGAAATTGTGACTGGTAGGGAACCTCTTGACATAAAGAGACCACGGAATGAGTGGAGCTTGGTTGAATGG GCTAAGCCATATATAAGAGCATCAAAGATGGAAGAAATTATGGATCCTGGCATCAGGGAGGATACCATGCAGAGGCAATGTGGAGAGTGGTGGAAGAAGTACTGCAGTGTCTTGAACCATTCTCAGCATATAGACCAAACATGGTGGACATTGTCCGTGAGTTAG
- the LOC137811030 gene encoding pentatricopeptide repeat-containing protein At4g13650-like encodes MIRHTAFDPEVANKVCGVLEPFLLSLAKSSKPITLRQCSQIHAKLILSPCISQTHLTNTLLNLYSKFGHFRHAHILFDHMPQRNVVTWTTLISSHLRTGSLPKAFEMFNHMRETNERPNEYTFSVLLRACATPSLWEVGLQIHGLLVRSGLERDKFAGSSIVHMYFNSGNNLGDACRAFHDLLMKDLVAWNVMISGFAHVGDFIMVHRLFSEMWEVQGLKPDDSTFVSLLKCCSYLEQVKQIHGLASKFGAEADIVVGSALVNLYAKCGDVSSCRKVFYSMEEKDNFVWSSIISGYTMNDRGEEAVHFFKDMCRQRNRPDQHVLSSTLKACVELEDFNAGVQVHGQMIKTGYQNDCFVASVLLTLYASFGELVDVDKLFRRIVDKDIVAWNSMIMAHAQPGRGSGPSTKLLQELRRTTSLQIQAATLVVVLKSCENKLDLPVGRQIHSLIVKSSVSLHTLVGNALVHMYSECEQIGDAFKAFIDIVRKDDGSWSSIIGTYKQNGMESEALELCKDMLADGITFTSYSLPLCISACSQLSIIQVGKQLHVFSIKSGYNRDVYVGSSIIDMYAKCGTMEESEKVFGEQVEPNEVICNAVICGYAHHGKAQEAIEVFNKLEKNGLTPNHVTFLALLSACSHSGYVEDTLYFFTLMVNKYKIKPESEHYACLVDAFGRAGRLEEAYQIVQKDGGESAWRTLLSACRNHNNTEIGEKSAMRMIELNPSDHASYILLSNIYTGEGKWEEALKCREKMAKISLKKDPGSSWLI; translated from the coding sequence ATGATCCGGCACACAGCGTTTGACCCAGAAGTTGCTAACAAAGTATGTGGTGTGCTTGAACCATTTTTGCTGTCACTGGCAAAGTCTTCAAAACCCATAACGCTGAGACAATGCAGCCAAATCCACGCAAAGCTCATTCTCTCTCCATGCATTTCACAAACCCACTTAACCAATACTCTCTTGAATCTGTATTCCAAATTTGGTCACTTTCGCCATGCCCACATCCTGTTCGACCATATGCCTCAGAGGAATGTTGTCACCTGGACAACCTTAATTTCCTCGCATCTCCGAACTGGGTCACTTCCAAAAGCCTTTGAGATGTTCAATCACATGCGTGAAACGAATGAGAGGCCCAATGAGTACACATTCTCTGTTCTGCTTCGAGCTTGTGCCACTCCTTCATTGTGGGAAGTGGGTTTGCAGATTCATGGTCTGCTAGTTCGGTCTGGGCTTGAGAGAGACAAGTTTGCTGGGAGTTCTATTGTGCATATGTACTTTAACAGTGGCAATAATCTCGGTGATGCATGTCGTGCTTTTCATGACTTGTTGATGAAAGACCTTGTTGCATGGAATGTTATGATTTCTGGGTTTGCTCATGTTGGTGATTTTATCATGGTTCATAGGTTGTTTTCTGAGATGTGGGAGGTCCAAGGATTGAAACCCGATGATAGTACTTTTGTTAGCTTACTCAAGTGCTGCTCTTATTTAGAACAGGTAAAGCAAATCCATGGGCTTGCATCTAAGTTTGGTGCTGAAGCTGATATTGTGGTGGGCAGTGCTCTGGTTAACTTGTATGCCAAATGTGGGGATGTAAGTTCTTGCAGGAAAGTCTTTTACTCCATGGAGGAGAAGGATAATTTTGTTTGGAGTTCTATCATTTCAGGCTATACCATGAATGATAGAGGGGAGGAAGCTGTGCATTTTTTCAAGGACATGTGTAGACAAAGGAATAGACCAGATCAGCATGTGTTATCGAGTACTTTGAAAGCTTGTGTTGAACTAGAGGACTTTAACGCTGGAGTTCAAGTGCATGGCCAAATGATAAAAACTGGGTATCAAAACGATTGTTTTGTAGCAAGTGTGTTGTTGACTCTCTATGCCAGTTTCGGTGAACTTGTGGATGTGGACAAGCTGTTTAGAAGAATTGTTGATAAAGATATTGTAGCATGGAACTCCATGATCATGGCTCATGCACAGCCAGGGCGAGGATCTGGTCCCTCTACGAAACTATTACAAGAACTTCGCAGAACGACCTCGTTGCAAATTCAAGCTGCCACCCTAGTTGTTGTTTTAAAGTCTTGTGAGAATAAATTAGATTTGCCGGTAGGTAGACAAATTCATTCACTTATAGTAAAATCAAGTGTGAGTCTTCATACTTTGGTTGGCAATGCATTAGTTCACATGTACTCTGAGTGTGAACAAATTGGTGACGCATTTAAAGCTTTTATTGACATTGTCAGAAAAGATGATGGTTCTTGGAGTTCTATTATTGGAACTTACAAACAAAATGGGATGGAATCAGAAGCTTTAGAGCTATGCAAAGATATGTTGGCTGATGGAATCACTTTTACCAGTTATAGCCTTCCATTGTGTATTTCAGCCTGCTCACAACTTTCAATTATACAAGTGGGTAAACAACTCCATGTTTTCTCTATCAAGTCTGGTTACAACCGTGATGTGTACGTTGGAAGTTCCATTATAGATATGTACGCTAAATGTGGAACCATGGAGGAGTCGGAGAAAGTTTTTGGTGAACAAGTAGAGCCAAATGAAGTAATTTGTAATGCTGTGATATGTGGATATGCTCATCATGGGAAAGCACAAGAAGCCATAGAGGTATTCAATAAGTTAGAGAAGAATGGTTTGACCCCCAATCACGTAACTTTCTTAGCTCTGCTATCAGCTTGTAGCCATTCAGGTTATGTGGAAGATACTTTGTATTTCTTTACATTGATGGTTAACAAATACAAGATTAAGCCTGAATCTGAGCATTATGCATGCTTAGTTGATGCCTTTGGCCGGGCAGGAAGACTAGAGGAAGCTTACCAAATAGTGCAGAAGGATGGAGGTGAATCAGCTTGGAGAACATTACTAAGTGCTTGTAGGAATCATAATAACACAGAAATTGGAGAAAAATCTGCAATGAGGATGATAGAATTGAATCCCAGTGATCATGCTTCGTACATTCTTCTTTCAAACATTTACACTGGAGAGGGAAAATGGGAAGAAGCTCTTAAATGTAGGGAGAAAATGGCTAAAATTAGTCTGAAGAAAGACCCAGGAAGTAGTTGGTTGATTTGA
- the LOC137811031 gene encoding rab escort protein 1, producing MSESQDLSYPPIDPVNFDLIIVGTGLSESIIAAAASAAGKTILHLDPNSFYGSHFASLSFLHLTAYLTSPSPLPAAVTTTDSEDVVVDLLHQPLCSDAEITSYDEYSFLCENSRKFNIDLGGPRALFSADKTIDLLLKSGAAQYLEFKGIDECFVYEANEGLANVPDSRGAIFRDKKLSLKEKNQLMRFFKLVQQHLDDTQEEKISKEDMEIPFVSFLEKMKLPPKIKSILLYAIAMLDYDQDSNEVCKDLLKTKDGINCLAQYSSSVGRFPNAPGALLYPIYGEGELPQAFCRRAAVKGCIYVLRMPVVSLLMDKVTGLYKGVRLASGQDLYSHQLILDPSFTIPSPLSLSPRDFPSERLQLLSQRDIKGIVARGICITRSSIKPGVSNCSVVYPPRSLYPEQMTSIKSLQIGSNLAVCPEGTFILYFSAMCKNADEGKNLLKAAMNALLTLPVSGNTISSVQSDSEDTKPIVLWSALYIQKLIMSKFELISSTSTPDGNLNYNDLLDAAEKLFGQMYPNEEFFPKATSPEDPTDEDDNGVTLDS from the exons ATGAGCGAATCCCAAGACCTCTCCTACCCTCCTATAGACCCTGTCAACTTCGATCTCATCATCGTCGGCACCGGCCTATCTGAATCCATCATCGCCGCCGCCGCATCCGCCGCCGGAAAAACTATCCTCCACCTCGACCCCAACTCCTTCTACGGTAGCCACTTCGCCTCTCTCTCCTTCCTCCACCTTACTGCCTACCTCACCTCCCCCAGTCCGCTCCCCGCCGCCGTCACAACCACTGATTCCGAAGACGTCGTTGTCGATCTCCTCCACCAACCCCTCTGCTCCGATGCAGAAATCACATCCTACGATGAATACTCATTCCTCTGCGAAAATTCGAGAAAATTCAACATCGATTTGGGAGGTCCGAGGGCGCTGTTCAGCGCGGACAAGACGATCGATCTGCTGCTGAAATCGGGCGCGGCGCAGTATTTGGAGTTCAAAGGAATCGATGAATGCTTCGTATACGAAGCAAATGAGGGTTTGGCGAACGTGCCAGATTCTCGCGGAGCAATTTTCAGAGACAAGAAGCTTTCGCTGAAGGAGAAGAACCAGTTGATGAGGTTCTTCAAGCTGGTTCAGCAGCACTTGGATGATACTCAGGAGGAGAAAATTTCGAAGGAAGATATGGAGATTCCGTTTGTTAGTTTCTTGGAGAAAATGAAGTTGCCGCCTAAGATAAAATC GATTCTTCTGTATGCTATAGCCATGCTAGATTATGATCAAGACAGTAACGAGGTTTGTAAAGATTTGCTTAAAACAAAAGATGGAATAAATTGTTTAGCTCAATACAGCTCATCTGTTGGAAG GTTTCCTAATGCTCCTGGGGCTTTGCTTTATCCTATTTATGGTGAAGGAGAACTACCACAAGCCTTTTGTCGCCGTGCTGCTGTCAAAGGTTGCATTTAT GTTCTAAGAATGCCAGTTGTTTCGCTGCTTATGGATAAG GTTACTGGGCTTTATAAAGGTGTTAGATTAGCTTCAGGTCAAGATTTATATAGCCACCAACTAATTCTGGATCCATCCTTCACGATTCCATCACCGTTGTCTTTGTCTCCAAGAGATTTTCCTTCTGAAAGGCTCCAACTGTTGAGTCAGAGAGATATTAAAGGAATAGTGGCTAGGGGAATATGCATCACAAGAAGTTCAATAAAGCCAGGTGTATCTAACTGCTCAGTGGTGTATCCTCCTAGAT CTTTGTATCCCGAACAGATGACGTCAATCAAATCTCTTCAGATAGGATCAAATCTTGCTGTCTGTCCTGAGGGAAC ctttattttatatttttccgCAATGTGCAAAAATGCCGATGAAGGAAAGAATCTACTAAAAGCAGCCATGAATGCTCTTCTCACACTGCCTGTATCCGGAAACACTATTTCTAGTGTCCAAAGTGACAGTGAAGATACTAAACCGATTGTGCTCTGGAGTGCATTGTATATTCAGAAACTAATTATG AGTAAATTTGAATTGATCAGCTCCACTTCTACACCGGATGGAAATCTGAACTACAATGACCTTTTAGATGCGGCTGAGAAG CTATTTGGTCAGATGTACCCCAATGAAGAATTCTTTCCAAAGGCGACATCACCCGAAGATCCAACAGATGAGGATGATAATGGGGTGACTCTGGATAGCTAA
- the LOC137809248 gene encoding uncharacterized protein, which yields MNKGQKVGEVGEWSNSVWRWRLRWRRDRFVWESDLEQELVLLLSRVNMKYNVSDIQVWGKEEPGQFSVTSAYEILSNQVRGHQSEVYELLWKAKAFPNAVVTAWRVLLDKLPTRVNLNRRGVQLSSMECPLCQQEEESAQHLFMECCHAQRVWSMCFRWLDISFVQQNDLRSHFLSFHMFQVSNNQTLIWNGVWVAVVRCIWDQRNLIIFKQGVVDAEDIFQKVQLKTWMWMKHKMQSFNHSFVEWVLNLNICLKICK from the coding sequence ATGAATAAGGGACAAAAAGTAGGCGAGGTTGGTGAATGGAGTAATTCAGTGTGGAGGTGGAGGCTAAGGTGGAGACGTGATAGATTTGTATGGGAGTCAGATCTGGAACAGGAGCTTGTCTTGCTTTTGTCCAGGGTCAATATGAAATACAATGTTTCGGATATTCAGGTGTGGGGGAAGGAAGAACCAGGGCAGTTCTCCGTGACGTCTGCATATGAGATACTGTCCAATCAAGTTAGAGGTCATCAGTCCGAGGTGTACGAACTCTTGTGGAAGGCTAAGGCTTTTCCAAATGCAGTTGTGACAGCGTGGAGGGTGTTGTTGGACAAACTTCCTACGAGAGTGAACTTAAACAGGAGAGGGGTGCAGTTAAGTTCCATGGAGTGTCCCCTATGCCAGCAGGAGGAGGAGTCGGCTCAACATCTCTTCATGGAGTGTTGTCACGCTCAAAGAGTGTGGTCTATGTGTTTCCGGTGGTTAGATATCTCCTTTGTCCAGCAGAATGACCTGAGGTCACACTTCCTTAGCTTCCACATGTTCCAAGTCAGTAACAACCAAACTCTGATTTGGAATGGAGTATGGGTAGCTGTTGTCAGATGCATATGGGATCAAAGGAACCTGATCATCTTCAAGCAAGGGGTAGTAGACGCGGAGGATATTTTCCAAAAGGTGCAACTTAAGACTTGGATGTGGATGAAACATAAGATGCAATCCTTTAATCACTCCTTCGTAGAATGGGTTCTCAACCTAAATATCTGCCTAAAAATCTGTAAGTAG